A genomic window from Salvelinus namaycush isolate Seneca chromosome 5, SaNama_1.0, whole genome shotgun sequence includes:
- the LOC120047660 gene encoding protein O-linked-mannose beta-1,4-N-acetylglucosaminyltransferase 2-like has protein sequence MRAASCRMNAAAILNGLLVSVVAALLWKYVRLSEHAAVLEEELQLTHQSQELSQARIDYHAALLALQEYGTRMVCTGKMHTDRICRFDYLCYCTEAEEFVFFHSNSSFMLPNLGPRRFQPALLDLSSVEDHNTQYFNFLELPAAALKFMPKPVFVPDVTLILNRFNPDNLMHVFHDDLLPIFYTMQQYSDLDDEARLVFMEGWGEGAHFDLYRLLSSKQPLLKEQLRNFGKLMCFTKSYVGLSKMTTWYQYGFVQPQGPKANILVSGNEIRQFSSSLMEKLNITTRGGEESAAEEKDEYIVVFSRSINRLILNEAELILALAQEFQMRAVTVSLEEQTFPSIVKVISGASILVSMHGAQLVSSLFLSRGAVVVELFPYAVNPEQYTPYKTLASLPGMDLQYVAWRNMVEENSVAYPERPWEQGGIAHLDKEDQEHILASKEVPRHLCCRNPEWLYRIYQDTIVDIPSLLEALRATVKTRPNLKKAKPASTVHPGQVREPQCQTSVQATNEAKLTVSWQIPWNLKYLKVREVKYEVWIQEQGENTYMPYILPHQNYTFSENIKPFTTYLVWVRCIFNKNLLGPFADVLTCRT, from the coding sequence ATGCGTGCGGCGAGCTGCAGGATGAACGCGGCGGCCATTCTGAACGGCCTGCTGGTGTCGGTGGTGGCAGCACTGCTCTGGAAGTACGTGAGGCTAAGCGAGCACGCTGCAGTACTGGAGGAGGAGCTGCAGCTGACCCACCAGTCCCAGGAGTTGTCCCAGGCCCGGATAGACTACCACGCTGCTCTGCTGGCCCTCCAGGAATATGGCACCCGTATGGTCTGCACCGGCAAGATGCACACTGATCGCATCTGCCGCTTCGACTACCTGTGCTACTGCACCGAGGCCGAGGAGTTTGTCTTCTTCCACAGCAACTCCTCCTTCATGCTGCCCAACCTGGGGCCCCGGCGATTCCAGCCGGCCCTGCTGGACCTGTCCTCTGTGGAGGATCACAACACCCAGTACTTCAACTTCCTGGAGCTGCCCGCAGCTGCCCTCAAGTTCATGCCCAAGCCTGTGTTCGTCCCTGACGTCACCCTCATCCTCAACCGTTTCAATCCGGATAATCTGATGCATGTGTTCCACGATGACCTGCTTCCCATCTTCTACACCATGCAGCAGTACTCGGACCTGGACGATGAGGCCCGCCTGGTCTTCATGGAGGGCTGGGGTGAGGGCGCACACTTTGACCTCTACCGCCTGCTGAGCAGCAAGCAGCCACTTCTCAAAGAACAGCTGAGGAACTTTGGCAAACTTATGTGCTTCACAAAGTCCTACGTGGGCTTGTCCAAGATGACCACATGGTACCAGTACGGCTTTGTCCAACCACAGGGCCCCAAAGCCAACATCCTGGTCTCTGGGAACGAGATCCGGCAGTTTTCCTCATCGCTGATGGAGAAGCTCAATATCACCAcgcgaggaggagaggagagcgcaGCGGAGGAAAAGGACGAGTACATCGTAGTGTTCAGTCGCTCCATCAACAGACTCATCCTGAACGAAGCGGAGCTGATCCTTGCGTTAGCGCAGGAGTTCCAGATGAGAGCGGTGACGGTGTCTCTGGAGGAGCAGACCTTCCCCAGCATCGTCAAGGTCATCAGCGGGGCCTCCATATTGGTCAGCATGCACGGGGCCCAgctggtctcctctctcttcctctcccggGGGGCCGTCGTAGTGGAGCTCTTTCCCTATGCGGTCAACCCAGAGCAGTACACCCCTTACAAAACCCTGGCCTCTCTACCAGGCATGGACCTGCAGTATGTGGCCTGGAGGAACATGGTGGAGGAGAACTCTGTGGCCTACCCAGAGAGGCCCTGGGAGCAGGGTGGTATAGCCCACCTGGATAAGGAAGACCAGGAGCACATCCTGGCCAGTAAGGAAGTGCCCAGACACCTGTGTTGCCGCAACCCTGAGTGGCTCTATCGCATCTACCAGGACACCATAGTGGACATCCCTTCTTTACTAGAGGCTCTCAGAGCGACAGTGAAAACCAGGCCCAACCTGAAGAAGGCCAAGCCTGCCAGCACGGTCCACCCAGGCCAGGTCAGAGAGCCCCAGTGCCAGACGTCGGTCCAGGCCACCAACGAGGCCAAGCTGACTGTGTCGTGGCAAATCCCCTGGAACCTCAAGTACCTGAAGGTCAGGGAGGTGAAGTACGAAGTGTGGATCCAGGAGCAAGGAGAGAACACGTACATGCCTTATATTCTCCCCCACCAGAACTATACCTTCTCTGAAAACATCAAACCCTTTACGACGTACCTGGTGTGGGTGCGCTGCATCTTTAACAAAAACCTCCTGGGGCCCTTTGCAGATGTACTCACGTGCAGGACATAA